A genome region from Macaca fascicularis isolate 582-1 chromosome 3, T2T-MFA8v1.1 includes the following:
- the ZMIZ2 gene encoding zinc finger MIZ domain-containing protein 2 isoform X4 has translation MHMHERRGGGSIVPSERAAARWRGWRRPRGGGRRGGRAERMERRGPGAATARGRARPGGVMVHSHMSLCLGNKAPLSRLDRCPWSLLCGELATRHRARYAGGPGGLGLPSHAARPSTDFTQAAAAAAVAAAAATATATATATVAALQEKQSQELSQYGAMGAGQSFNSQFLQHGGPRGPGVPTGMNPTGMGGVMGPSGLSPMAMNPTRAAGMTPLYAGQRLPQHGYPGPPQAQPLPRQGVKRTYSEVYPGQQYLQGGQYAPSTAQFAPSPGQPPAPSPSYPGHRLPLQQGMSQSLSVPGPTGLHYKPTEQFNGQGASFNGGSVSYSQPGLSGPTRSIPGYPSSPLPGNPTPPMTPSSSVPYMSPSQEVKSPFLPDLKPNLNSLHSSPSGSGPCDELRLTFPVRDGVVLEPFRLQHNLAVSNHVFQLRDSVYKTLMLRPDLELQFKCYHHEDRQMNTNWPASVQVSVNATPLTIERGDNKTSHKPLYLKHVCQPGRNTIQITVTACCCSHLFVLQLVHRPSVRSVLQGLLKKRLLPAEHCITKIKRNFSSGTIPGTPGPNGEDGVEQTAIKVSLKCPITFRRIQLPARGHDCRHIQCFDLESYLQLNCERGTWRCPVCNKTALLEGLEVDQYMLGILIYIQNSDYEEITIDPTCSWKPVPVKPDMHIKEEPDGPALKRCRTVSPAHVLMPSVMEMIAALGPGAAPFAPLQPPSVPAPSDYPGQGSSFLGPGTFPESFPPTTPSTPTLAEFTPGPPPISYQSDIPSSLLTPEKSTTCLPGQMAPAGHLDPTHNPGTPGLHTSNLGAPPGPQLHHSNPPSASRQSLGQASLGPTGELAFSPATGVMGPPSMSGAGEAPEPALDLLPELTNPDELLSYLGPPDLPTNNNDDLLSLFENN, from the exons ATGCATATGCATGAACGGCGCGGCGGCGGCTCCATTGTGCCCTCGGAGCGGGCGGCGGCGCGATGGCGCGGGTGGCGGCGGCCCCGGGGCGGCGGGCGTCGCGGAGGGCGGGCTGAGCGCATGGAGCGGCGCGGGCCGGGGGCCGCCACGGCGAGGGGCCGGGCCAGGCCGGGCGGAG TGATGGTTCATTCGCATATGAGTCTGTGCCTTGGCAACAAAGCGCCACTCAGCCGGCTGGATCGCTGTCCGTGGTCACTACTGTGTGGGGAGTTGGCAACGCGACACAGAGCCAG GTATGCAGGCGGCCCCGGGGGCCTGGGCCTCCCCTCACATGCTGCAAGACCCTCCACTGACTTCACACAAGCAGCAGCTGCTGCGGCTGTGGCTGCTGCAGCAGCCACTGCCAccgccacagccacagccaccgTGGCTGCTCTCCAAGAGAAGCAGAGCCAGGAGCTGAGCCAGTATGGAGCG aTGGGGGCCGGACAGTCTTTTAACAGCCAGTTTCTGCAGCATGGAGGTCCCCGGGGGCCTGGTGTCCCCACTGGCATGAACCCTACTGGCATGGGAGGGGTGATGGGCCCCTCTGGCCTCTCCCCCATGGCTATGAACCCCACCCGGGCAGCAGGAATGACGCCCTTGTATGCAGGGCAGCGCCTGCCCCAACATGGGTATCCTGGgcctccccaggcccagccactgcCCCGACAGGGGGTCAAGAGAACCTACTCTGAG GTGTATCCAGGGCAGCAGTATCTGCAAGGAGGCCAGTACGCACCCAGCACCGCCCAGTTTGCGCCCAGCCCTGGGcagccccctgccccctccccttcctACCCTGGGCACAGGCTGCCCCTGCAGCAGGGCATGAGCCAGTCCCTGTCTGTGCCCGGCCCCACGGGACTGCACTACAAG CCCACAGAGCAGTTCAACGGGCAGGGCGCCAGCTTCAACGGGGGCAGCGTCAGCTACAGCCAGCCTGGCCTGAGTGGG CCTACCCGTTCCATCCCGGGCTATCCCAGTTCCCCACTGCCAGGGAACCCCACGCCACCCATGACCCCAAGCAGCAGCGTCCCTTACATGTCACCAAGCCAAGAGGTCAAGTCTCCCTTCCTGCCTGATCTCAAGCCCAACCTCAACTCCTTGCACTCATCGCCCTCTG GAAGTGGGCCTTGTGACGAGTTGCGGCTGACCTTCCCTGTGCGCGATGGGGTGGTCCTGGAGCCCTTCCGCCTGCAGCACAACCTGGCTGTGAGCAACCACGTCTTCCAGCTGCGAGACTCAGTCTACAAGACCCTGATGCTGAG GCCTGACCTGGAGTTGCAGTTCAAGTGCTACCACCACGAGGACCGGCAGATGAACACCAACTGGCCAGCCTCGGTGCAGGTCAGCGTCAATGCCACGCCGCTCACCATCGAGCGCGGCGACAACAAGACCTCACACAAGCCACTCTACCTGAAGCACGTGTGTCAGCCAGGCCGCAACACCATCCAGATCACCGTCACCGCCTGCTGCTGC TCCCACCTCTTCGTGCTGCAGCTAGTGCACCGCCCGTCCGTCCGCTCAGTGCTGCAGGGCCTCCTCAAAAAGCGCCTCCTGCCTGCCGAGCACTGCATCACCAAGA TAAAGCGGAACTTCAGCAGTGGCACCATCCCTGGCACCCCTGGGCCCAACGGAGAGGACGGGGTGGAGCAGACAGCTATCAAGGTGTCCCTGAAGTGCCCCATCACCTTCCGCAGGATCCAGCTCCCCGCCCGAGGTCATGACTGTCGCCACATACAG TGCTTTGACCTGGAGTCGTACCTGCAGCTCAACTGTGAGCGGgggacttggaggtgtcctgtGTGCAA caAGACAGCTTTGCTGGAGGGCCTGGAGGTGGACCAGTACATGCTGGGCATCCTGATTTACATTCAGAA CTCTGACTATGAGGAGATCACCATCGACCCCACATGCAGCTGGAAGCCTGTGCCCGTGAAGCCTGACATGCACATCAAGGAGGAGCCGGACGGGCCGGCACTGAAGCGCTGCCGCACCGTGAGCCCCGCCCACGTGCTCATGCCCAGCGTGATGGAGATGATCGCCGCCCTGGGCCCCGGCGCTGCCCCCTTTGCCCCCCTGCAGCCCCCCTCAGTCCCTGCCCCCAGCGACTACCCTGGCCAGG GTTCCAGCTTCCTGGGGCCTGGAACTTTCCCTGAGTCCTTCccgcccaccacgcccagcacccCAACCCTTGCTGAGTTCACCCCGGGGCCACCCCCCATCTCCTACCAGTCTGACATTCCCAGCAGCCTCCTGACTCCAGAGAAGTCTACCACCTGCCTACCAGGCCAG aTGGCACCAGCAGGTCACCTGGACCCCACTCACAATCCTGGGACACCAGGACTACACACCTCCAACCTTGGGGCCCCTCCGGGTCCCCAGCTGCACCATTCAAACCCTCCCTCAGCGTCCCGGCAGTCCTTGGGCCAAGCGAGCTTAGGGCCCACGGGTGAACTGGCCTTCAGTCCTGCCACAGGCGTGATGGGGCCCCCCAGCATGTCTGGAGCTGGGGAGGCCCCGGAACCAGCTCTGGAC CTGCTCCCAGAACTGACCAACCCTGATGAGCTACTGTCCTACTTGGGACCGCCCGACCTCCCCACAAACAACAATGACGACCTGCTCTCTCTGTTTGAGAACAACTGA
- the ZMIZ2 gene encoding zinc finger MIZ domain-containing protein 2 isoform X1, protein MNSMNPMKPALPPAPHGLSPCSDGSFAYESVPWQQSATQPAGSLSVVTTVWGVGNATQSQVLGNPMGPAGSPSGGSMMPGVAGGSSALTSPQCLGQQAFAEGSANKGYVQQGVYSRGGYPGAPGFTTGYAGGPGGLGLPSHAARPSTDFTQAAAAAAVAAAAATATATATATVAALQEKQSQELSQYGAMGAGQSFNSQFLQHGGPRGPGVPTGMNPTGMGGVMGPSGLSPMAMNPTRAAGMTPLYAGQRLPQHGYPGPPQAQPLPRQGVKRTYSEVYPGQQYLQGGQYAPSTAQFAPSPGQPPAPSPSYPGHRLPLQQGMSQSLSVPGPTGLHYKPTEQFNGQGASFNGGSVSYSQPGLSGPTRSIPGYPSSPLPGNPTPPMTPSSSVPYMSPSQEVKSPFLPDLKPNLNSLHSSPSGSGPCDELRLTFPVRDGVVLEPFRLQHNLAVSNHVFQLRDSVYKTLMLRPDLELQFKCYHHEDRQMNTNWPASVQVSVNATPLTIERGDNKTSHKPLYLKHVCQPGRNTIQITVTACCCSHLFVLQLVHRPSVRSVLQGLLKKRLLPAEHCITKIKRNFSSGTIPGTPGPNGEDGVEQTAIKVSLKCPITFRRIQLPARGHDCRHIQCFDLESYLQLNCERGTWRCPVCNKTALLEGLEVDQYMLGILIYIQNSDYEEITIDPTCSWKPVPVKPDMHIKEEPDGPALKRCRTVSPAHVLMPSVMEMIAALGPGAAPFAPLQPPSVPAPSDYPGQGSSFLGPGTFPESFPPTTPSTPTLAEFTPGPPPISYQSDIPSSLLTPEKSTTCLPGQMAPAGHLDPTHNPGTPGLHTSNLGAPPGPQLHHSNPPSASRQSLGQASLGPTGELAFSPATGVMGPPSMSGAGEAPEPALDLLPELTNPDELLSYLGPPDLPTNNNDDLLSLFENN, encoded by the exons ATGAACTCCATGAACCCCATGAAACCTGCCCTGCCCCCTGCGCCACACGG CCTCTCTCCCTGCAGTGATGGTTCATTCGCATATGAGTCTGTGCCTTGGCAACAAAGCGCCACTCAGCCGGCTGGATCGCTGTCCGTGGTCACTACTGTGTGGGGAGTTGGCAACGCGACACAGAGCCAG GTTTTGGGGAACCCTATGGGCCCTGCAGGGAGTCCCTCTGGCGGCTCCATGATGCCTGGTGTGGCAGGGGGCAGCTCCGCCTTGACCTCCCCACAGTGCCTGGGACAGCAGGCGTTTGCTGAAGGCAGCGCCAACAAGGGCTACGTGCAGCAAGGCGTGTACAGCCGCGGGGGCTACCCTGGGGCCCCCGGCTTCACCACTGG GTATGCAGGCGGCCCCGGGGGCCTGGGCCTCCCCTCACATGCTGCAAGACCCTCCACTGACTTCACACAAGCAGCAGCTGCTGCGGCTGTGGCTGCTGCAGCAGCCACTGCCAccgccacagccacagccaccgTGGCTGCTCTCCAAGAGAAGCAGAGCCAGGAGCTGAGCCAGTATGGAGCG aTGGGGGCCGGACAGTCTTTTAACAGCCAGTTTCTGCAGCATGGAGGTCCCCGGGGGCCTGGTGTCCCCACTGGCATGAACCCTACTGGCATGGGAGGGGTGATGGGCCCCTCTGGCCTCTCCCCCATGGCTATGAACCCCACCCGGGCAGCAGGAATGACGCCCTTGTATGCAGGGCAGCGCCTGCCCCAACATGGGTATCCTGGgcctccccaggcccagccactgcCCCGACAGGGGGTCAAGAGAACCTACTCTGAG GTGTATCCAGGGCAGCAGTATCTGCAAGGAGGCCAGTACGCACCCAGCACCGCCCAGTTTGCGCCCAGCCCTGGGcagccccctgccccctccccttcctACCCTGGGCACAGGCTGCCCCTGCAGCAGGGCATGAGCCAGTCCCTGTCTGTGCCCGGCCCCACGGGACTGCACTACAAG CCCACAGAGCAGTTCAACGGGCAGGGCGCCAGCTTCAACGGGGGCAGCGTCAGCTACAGCCAGCCTGGCCTGAGTGGG CCTACCCGTTCCATCCCGGGCTATCCCAGTTCCCCACTGCCAGGGAACCCCACGCCACCCATGACCCCAAGCAGCAGCGTCCCTTACATGTCACCAAGCCAAGAGGTCAAGTCTCCCTTCCTGCCTGATCTCAAGCCCAACCTCAACTCCTTGCACTCATCGCCCTCTG GAAGTGGGCCTTGTGACGAGTTGCGGCTGACCTTCCCTGTGCGCGATGGGGTGGTCCTGGAGCCCTTCCGCCTGCAGCACAACCTGGCTGTGAGCAACCACGTCTTCCAGCTGCGAGACTCAGTCTACAAGACCCTGATGCTGAG GCCTGACCTGGAGTTGCAGTTCAAGTGCTACCACCACGAGGACCGGCAGATGAACACCAACTGGCCAGCCTCGGTGCAGGTCAGCGTCAATGCCACGCCGCTCACCATCGAGCGCGGCGACAACAAGACCTCACACAAGCCACTCTACCTGAAGCACGTGTGTCAGCCAGGCCGCAACACCATCCAGATCACCGTCACCGCCTGCTGCTGC TCCCACCTCTTCGTGCTGCAGCTAGTGCACCGCCCGTCCGTCCGCTCAGTGCTGCAGGGCCTCCTCAAAAAGCGCCTCCTGCCTGCCGAGCACTGCATCACCAAGA TAAAGCGGAACTTCAGCAGTGGCACCATCCCTGGCACCCCTGGGCCCAACGGAGAGGACGGGGTGGAGCAGACAGCTATCAAGGTGTCCCTGAAGTGCCCCATCACCTTCCGCAGGATCCAGCTCCCCGCCCGAGGTCATGACTGTCGCCACATACAG TGCTTTGACCTGGAGTCGTACCTGCAGCTCAACTGTGAGCGGgggacttggaggtgtcctgtGTGCAA caAGACAGCTTTGCTGGAGGGCCTGGAGGTGGACCAGTACATGCTGGGCATCCTGATTTACATTCAGAA CTCTGACTATGAGGAGATCACCATCGACCCCACATGCAGCTGGAAGCCTGTGCCCGTGAAGCCTGACATGCACATCAAGGAGGAGCCGGACGGGCCGGCACTGAAGCGCTGCCGCACCGTGAGCCCCGCCCACGTGCTCATGCCCAGCGTGATGGAGATGATCGCCGCCCTGGGCCCCGGCGCTGCCCCCTTTGCCCCCCTGCAGCCCCCCTCAGTCCCTGCCCCCAGCGACTACCCTGGCCAGG GTTCCAGCTTCCTGGGGCCTGGAACTTTCCCTGAGTCCTTCccgcccaccacgcccagcacccCAACCCTTGCTGAGTTCACCCCGGGGCCACCCCCCATCTCCTACCAGTCTGACATTCCCAGCAGCCTCCTGACTCCAGAGAAGTCTACCACCTGCCTACCAGGCCAG aTGGCACCAGCAGGTCACCTGGACCCCACTCACAATCCTGGGACACCAGGACTACACACCTCCAACCTTGGGGCCCCTCCGGGTCCCCAGCTGCACCATTCAAACCCTCCCTCAGCGTCCCGGCAGTCCTTGGGCCAAGCGAGCTTAGGGCCCACGGGTGAACTGGCCTTCAGTCCTGCCACAGGCGTGATGGGGCCCCCCAGCATGTCTGGAGCTGGGGAGGCCCCGGAACCAGCTCTGGAC CTGCTCCCAGAACTGACCAACCCTGATGAGCTACTGTCCTACTTGGGACCGCCCGACCTCCCCACAAACAACAATGACGACCTGCTCTCTCTGTTTGAGAACAACTGA
- the ZMIZ2 gene encoding zinc finger MIZ domain-containing protein 2 isoform X7: MNSMNPMKPALPPAPHGLSPCSDGSFAYESVPWQQSATQPAGSLSVVTTVWGVGNATQSQVLGNPMGPAGSPSGGSMMPGVAGGSSALTSPQCLGQQAFAEGSANKGYVQQGVYSRGGYPGAPGFTTGYAGGPGGLGLPSHAARPSTDFTQAAAAAAVAAAAATATATATATVAALQEKQSQELSQYGAMGAGQSFNSQFLQHGGPRGPGVPTGMNPTGMGGVMGPSGLSPMAMNPTRAAGMTPLYAGQRLPQHGYPGPPQAQPLPRQGVKRTYSEPTRSIPGYPSSPLPGNPTPPMTPSSSVPYMSPSQEVKSPFLPDLKPNLNSLHSSPSGSGPCDELRLTFPVRDGVVLEPFRLQHNLAVSNHVFQLRDSVYKTLMLRPDLELQFKCYHHEDRQMNTNWPASVQVSVNATPLTIERGDNKTSHKPLYLKHVCQPGRNTIQITVTACCCSHLFVLQLVHRPSVRSVLQGLLKKRLLPAEHCITKIKRNFSSGTIPGTPGPNGEDGVEQTAIKVSLKCPITFRRIQLPARGHDCRHIQCFDLESYLQLNCERGTWRCPVCNKTALLEGLEVDQYMLGILIYIQNSDYEEITIDPTCSWKPVPVKPDMHIKEEPDGPALKRCRTVSPAHVLMPSVMEMIAALGPGAAPFAPLQPPSVPAPSDYPGQGSSFLGPGTFPESFPPTTPSTPTLAEFTPGPPPISYQSDIPSSLLTPEKSTTCLPGQMAPAGHLDPTHNPGTPGLHTSNLGAPPGPQLHHSNPPSASRQSLGQASLGPTGELAFSPATGVMGPPSMSGAGEAPEPALDLLPELTNPDELLSYLGPPDLPTNNNDDLLSLFENN, from the exons ATGAACTCCATGAACCCCATGAAACCTGCCCTGCCCCCTGCGCCACACGG CCTCTCTCCCTGCAGTGATGGTTCATTCGCATATGAGTCTGTGCCTTGGCAACAAAGCGCCACTCAGCCGGCTGGATCGCTGTCCGTGGTCACTACTGTGTGGGGAGTTGGCAACGCGACACAGAGCCAG GTTTTGGGGAACCCTATGGGCCCTGCAGGGAGTCCCTCTGGCGGCTCCATGATGCCTGGTGTGGCAGGGGGCAGCTCCGCCTTGACCTCCCCACAGTGCCTGGGACAGCAGGCGTTTGCTGAAGGCAGCGCCAACAAGGGCTACGTGCAGCAAGGCGTGTACAGCCGCGGGGGCTACCCTGGGGCCCCCGGCTTCACCACTGG GTATGCAGGCGGCCCCGGGGGCCTGGGCCTCCCCTCACATGCTGCAAGACCCTCCACTGACTTCACACAAGCAGCAGCTGCTGCGGCTGTGGCTGCTGCAGCAGCCACTGCCAccgccacagccacagccaccgTGGCTGCTCTCCAAGAGAAGCAGAGCCAGGAGCTGAGCCAGTATGGAGCG aTGGGGGCCGGACAGTCTTTTAACAGCCAGTTTCTGCAGCATGGAGGTCCCCGGGGGCCTGGTGTCCCCACTGGCATGAACCCTACTGGCATGGGAGGGGTGATGGGCCCCTCTGGCCTCTCCCCCATGGCTATGAACCCCACCCGGGCAGCAGGAATGACGCCCTTGTATGCAGGGCAGCGCCTGCCCCAACATGGGTATCCTGGgcctccccaggcccagccactgcCCCGACAGGGGGTCAAGAGAACCTACTCTGAG CCTACCCGTTCCATCCCGGGCTATCCCAGTTCCCCACTGCCAGGGAACCCCACGCCACCCATGACCCCAAGCAGCAGCGTCCCTTACATGTCACCAAGCCAAGAGGTCAAGTCTCCCTTCCTGCCTGATCTCAAGCCCAACCTCAACTCCTTGCACTCATCGCCCTCTG GAAGTGGGCCTTGTGACGAGTTGCGGCTGACCTTCCCTGTGCGCGATGGGGTGGTCCTGGAGCCCTTCCGCCTGCAGCACAACCTGGCTGTGAGCAACCACGTCTTCCAGCTGCGAGACTCAGTCTACAAGACCCTGATGCTGAG GCCTGACCTGGAGTTGCAGTTCAAGTGCTACCACCACGAGGACCGGCAGATGAACACCAACTGGCCAGCCTCGGTGCAGGTCAGCGTCAATGCCACGCCGCTCACCATCGAGCGCGGCGACAACAAGACCTCACACAAGCCACTCTACCTGAAGCACGTGTGTCAGCCAGGCCGCAACACCATCCAGATCACCGTCACCGCCTGCTGCTGC TCCCACCTCTTCGTGCTGCAGCTAGTGCACCGCCCGTCCGTCCGCTCAGTGCTGCAGGGCCTCCTCAAAAAGCGCCTCCTGCCTGCCGAGCACTGCATCACCAAGA TAAAGCGGAACTTCAGCAGTGGCACCATCCCTGGCACCCCTGGGCCCAACGGAGAGGACGGGGTGGAGCAGACAGCTATCAAGGTGTCCCTGAAGTGCCCCATCACCTTCCGCAGGATCCAGCTCCCCGCCCGAGGTCATGACTGTCGCCACATACAG TGCTTTGACCTGGAGTCGTACCTGCAGCTCAACTGTGAGCGGgggacttggaggtgtcctgtGTGCAA caAGACAGCTTTGCTGGAGGGCCTGGAGGTGGACCAGTACATGCTGGGCATCCTGATTTACATTCAGAA CTCTGACTATGAGGAGATCACCATCGACCCCACATGCAGCTGGAAGCCTGTGCCCGTGAAGCCTGACATGCACATCAAGGAGGAGCCGGACGGGCCGGCACTGAAGCGCTGCCGCACCGTGAGCCCCGCCCACGTGCTCATGCCCAGCGTGATGGAGATGATCGCCGCCCTGGGCCCCGGCGCTGCCCCCTTTGCCCCCCTGCAGCCCCCCTCAGTCCCTGCCCCCAGCGACTACCCTGGCCAGG GTTCCAGCTTCCTGGGGCCTGGAACTTTCCCTGAGTCCTTCccgcccaccacgcccagcacccCAACCCTTGCTGAGTTCACCCCGGGGCCACCCCCCATCTCCTACCAGTCTGACATTCCCAGCAGCCTCCTGACTCCAGAGAAGTCTACCACCTGCCTACCAGGCCAG aTGGCACCAGCAGGTCACCTGGACCCCACTCACAATCCTGGGACACCAGGACTACACACCTCCAACCTTGGGGCCCCTCCGGGTCCCCAGCTGCACCATTCAAACCCTCCCTCAGCGTCCCGGCAGTCCTTGGGCCAAGCGAGCTTAGGGCCCACGGGTGAACTGGCCTTCAGTCCTGCCACAGGCGTGATGGGGCCCCCCAGCATGTCTGGAGCTGGGGAGGCCCCGGAACCAGCTCTGGAC CTGCTCCCAGAACTGACCAACCCTGATGAGCTACTGTCCTACTTGGGACCGCCCGACCTCCCCACAAACAACAATGACGACCTGCTCTCTCTGTTTGAGAACAACTGA
- the ZMIZ2 gene encoding zinc finger MIZ domain-containing protein 2 isoform X3, whose protein sequence is MNSMNPMKPALPPAPHGLSPCSDGSFAYESVPWQQSATQPAGSLSVVTTVWGVGNATQSQVLGNPMGPAGSPSGGSMMPGVAGGSSALTSPQCLGQQAFAEGSANKGYVQQGVYSRGGYPGAPGFTTGYAGGPGGLGLPSHAARPSTDFTQAAAAAAVAAAAATATATATATVAALQEKQSQELSQYGAMGAGQSFNSQFLQHGGPRGPGVPTGMNPTGMGGVMGPSGLSPMAMNPTRAAGMTPLYAGQRLPQHGYPGPPQAQPLPRQGVKRTYSEVYPGQQYLQGGQYAPSTAQFAPSPGQPPAPSPSYPGHRLPLQQGMSQSLSVPGPTGLHYKPTRSIPGYPSSPLPGNPTPPMTPSSSVPYMSPSQEVKSPFLPDLKPNLNSLHSSPSGSGPCDELRLTFPVRDGVVLEPFRLQHNLAVSNHVFQLRDSVYKTLMLRPDLELQFKCYHHEDRQMNTNWPASVQVSVNATPLTIERGDNKTSHKPLYLKHVCQPGRNTIQITVTACCCSHLFVLQLVHRPSVRSVLQGLLKKRLLPAEHCITKIKRNFSSGTIPGTPGPNGEDGVEQTAIKVSLKCPITFRRIQLPARGHDCRHIQCFDLESYLQLNCERGTWRCPVCNKTALLEGLEVDQYMLGILIYIQNSDYEEITIDPTCSWKPVPVKPDMHIKEEPDGPALKRCRTVSPAHVLMPSVMEMIAALGPGAAPFAPLQPPSVPAPSDYPGQGSSFLGPGTFPESFPPTTPSTPTLAEFTPGPPPISYQSDIPSSLLTPEKSTTCLPGQMAPAGHLDPTHNPGTPGLHTSNLGAPPGPQLHHSNPPSASRQSLGQASLGPTGELAFSPATGVMGPPSMSGAGEAPEPALDLLPELTNPDELLSYLGPPDLPTNNNDDLLSLFENN, encoded by the exons ATGAACTCCATGAACCCCATGAAACCTGCCCTGCCCCCTGCGCCACACGG CCTCTCTCCCTGCAGTGATGGTTCATTCGCATATGAGTCTGTGCCTTGGCAACAAAGCGCCACTCAGCCGGCTGGATCGCTGTCCGTGGTCACTACTGTGTGGGGAGTTGGCAACGCGACACAGAGCCAG GTTTTGGGGAACCCTATGGGCCCTGCAGGGAGTCCCTCTGGCGGCTCCATGATGCCTGGTGTGGCAGGGGGCAGCTCCGCCTTGACCTCCCCACAGTGCCTGGGACAGCAGGCGTTTGCTGAAGGCAGCGCCAACAAGGGCTACGTGCAGCAAGGCGTGTACAGCCGCGGGGGCTACCCTGGGGCCCCCGGCTTCACCACTGG GTATGCAGGCGGCCCCGGGGGCCTGGGCCTCCCCTCACATGCTGCAAGACCCTCCACTGACTTCACACAAGCAGCAGCTGCTGCGGCTGTGGCTGCTGCAGCAGCCACTGCCAccgccacagccacagccaccgTGGCTGCTCTCCAAGAGAAGCAGAGCCAGGAGCTGAGCCAGTATGGAGCG aTGGGGGCCGGACAGTCTTTTAACAGCCAGTTTCTGCAGCATGGAGGTCCCCGGGGGCCTGGTGTCCCCACTGGCATGAACCCTACTGGCATGGGAGGGGTGATGGGCCCCTCTGGCCTCTCCCCCATGGCTATGAACCCCACCCGGGCAGCAGGAATGACGCCCTTGTATGCAGGGCAGCGCCTGCCCCAACATGGGTATCCTGGgcctccccaggcccagccactgcCCCGACAGGGGGTCAAGAGAACCTACTCTGAG GTGTATCCAGGGCAGCAGTATCTGCAAGGAGGCCAGTACGCACCCAGCACCGCCCAGTTTGCGCCCAGCCCTGGGcagccccctgccccctccccttcctACCCTGGGCACAGGCTGCCCCTGCAGCAGGGCATGAGCCAGTCCCTGTCTGTGCCCGGCCCCACGGGACTGCACTACAAG CCTACCCGTTCCATCCCGGGCTATCCCAGTTCCCCACTGCCAGGGAACCCCACGCCACCCATGACCCCAAGCAGCAGCGTCCCTTACATGTCACCAAGCCAAGAGGTCAAGTCTCCCTTCCTGCCTGATCTCAAGCCCAACCTCAACTCCTTGCACTCATCGCCCTCTG GAAGTGGGCCTTGTGACGAGTTGCGGCTGACCTTCCCTGTGCGCGATGGGGTGGTCCTGGAGCCCTTCCGCCTGCAGCACAACCTGGCTGTGAGCAACCACGTCTTCCAGCTGCGAGACTCAGTCTACAAGACCCTGATGCTGAG GCCTGACCTGGAGTTGCAGTTCAAGTGCTACCACCACGAGGACCGGCAGATGAACACCAACTGGCCAGCCTCGGTGCAGGTCAGCGTCAATGCCACGCCGCTCACCATCGAGCGCGGCGACAACAAGACCTCACACAAGCCACTCTACCTGAAGCACGTGTGTCAGCCAGGCCGCAACACCATCCAGATCACCGTCACCGCCTGCTGCTGC TCCCACCTCTTCGTGCTGCAGCTAGTGCACCGCCCGTCCGTCCGCTCAGTGCTGCAGGGCCTCCTCAAAAAGCGCCTCCTGCCTGCCGAGCACTGCATCACCAAGA TAAAGCGGAACTTCAGCAGTGGCACCATCCCTGGCACCCCTGGGCCCAACGGAGAGGACGGGGTGGAGCAGACAGCTATCAAGGTGTCCCTGAAGTGCCCCATCACCTTCCGCAGGATCCAGCTCCCCGCCCGAGGTCATGACTGTCGCCACATACAG TGCTTTGACCTGGAGTCGTACCTGCAGCTCAACTGTGAGCGGgggacttggaggtgtcctgtGTGCAA caAGACAGCTTTGCTGGAGGGCCTGGAGGTGGACCAGTACATGCTGGGCATCCTGATTTACATTCAGAA CTCTGACTATGAGGAGATCACCATCGACCCCACATGCAGCTGGAAGCCTGTGCCCGTGAAGCCTGACATGCACATCAAGGAGGAGCCGGACGGGCCGGCACTGAAGCGCTGCCGCACCGTGAGCCCCGCCCACGTGCTCATGCCCAGCGTGATGGAGATGATCGCCGCCCTGGGCCCCGGCGCTGCCCCCTTTGCCCCCCTGCAGCCCCCCTCAGTCCCTGCCCCCAGCGACTACCCTGGCCAGG GTTCCAGCTTCCTGGGGCCTGGAACTTTCCCTGAGTCCTTCccgcccaccacgcccagcacccCAACCCTTGCTGAGTTCACCCCGGGGCCACCCCCCATCTCCTACCAGTCTGACATTCCCAGCAGCCTCCTGACTCCAGAGAAGTCTACCACCTGCCTACCAGGCCAG aTGGCACCAGCAGGTCACCTGGACCCCACTCACAATCCTGGGACACCAGGACTACACACCTCCAACCTTGGGGCCCCTCCGGGTCCCCAGCTGCACCATTCAAACCCTCCCTCAGCGTCCCGGCAGTCCTTGGGCCAAGCGAGCTTAGGGCCCACGGGTGAACTGGCCTTCAGTCCTGCCACAGGCGTGATGGGGCCCCCCAGCATGTCTGGAGCTGGGGAGGCCCCGGAACCAGCTCTGGAC CTGCTCCCAGAACTGACCAACCCTGATGAGCTACTGTCCTACTTGGGACCGCCCGACCTCCCCACAAACAACAATGACGACCTGCTCTCTCTGTTTGAGAACAACTGA